A single Streptomyces sannanensis DNA region contains:
- a CDS encoding fumarylacetoacetate hydrolase family protein codes for MRIARFSIDGNVAFGAVEGEGPDGLVLDIIKGIPYVDFELSGTKVPLSKVRLLPPVLPNKVVAIGRNYAEHAAELGNEVPDVPVAFFKPTTSVIGSGDAIEYPSFSDELHHEAELAVVIGRMCREVPRERVKDVIFGYTCANDVTARDVQQREKQWARAKGFDTACPLGPWVETDLDPSDLTIQCTVNGQQRQLGRTSDMIRSIEDLVVHITEAMTLLPGDVILTGTPAGVGPLNVGDEVAVTIEGIGTLTNKVIKRG; via the coding sequence GTGCGCATCGCCAGGTTCTCCATCGACGGCAATGTCGCCTTCGGCGCGGTCGAGGGCGAAGGCCCCGACGGCCTCGTCCTCGACATCATCAAGGGCATCCCCTACGTCGACTTCGAGCTCTCCGGGACCAAGGTCCCGCTGAGCAAGGTCCGGCTGCTGCCGCCGGTGCTCCCCAACAAGGTCGTGGCCATCGGCCGCAACTACGCCGAGCACGCCGCAGAGCTCGGCAACGAGGTGCCCGACGTCCCCGTCGCCTTCTTCAAGCCCACCACCTCGGTGATCGGCTCCGGCGACGCCATCGAGTACCCCTCCTTCTCCGACGAGCTGCACCACGAGGCCGAGCTGGCCGTGGTCATCGGCCGGATGTGCCGAGAAGTCCCGCGCGAGCGCGTCAAGGACGTCATCTTCGGCTACACCTGCGCCAACGACGTCACCGCGCGTGACGTCCAGCAGCGCGAGAAGCAGTGGGCCCGCGCCAAGGGCTTCGACACCGCCTGCCCGCTCGGCCCCTGGGTGGAGACCGACCTCGACCCGAGCGACCTCACCATCCAGTGCACGGTCAACGGCCAACAGCGCCAGCTGGGTCGTACGAGCGACATGATCCGCTCCATCGAGGACCTGGTCGTCCACATCACCGAGGCCATGACGCTGCTTCCCGGCGATGTCATCCTCACCGGCACTCCCGCCGGGGTCGGCCCCCTCAACGTCGGCGACGAGGTCGCCGTCACCATCGAAGGCATCGGCACTCTCACCAATAAGGTGATCAAGCGTGGCTAA
- the gltX gene encoding glutamate--tRNA ligase — MANANVRVRFCPSPTGNPHVGLVRTALFNWAFARHHGGTFVFRIEDTDVARDSEESYNQLLDSLRWLGFTWDEGPEVGGPHPPYRQSQRMDIYQDVAAKLVDGGYAYPCYCTANELDERREAARAAGRPSGYDGKCRDLTAEQKAAYEDEGREHIIRFRMPDEPITFTDLVRGELTFTPDNVPDYGIVRANGNPLYTLVNPVDDALMEITHVLRGEDLLSSTPRQIALYKALIELGIAKEIPAFAHLPYVMGEGNKKLSKRDPQASLNLYRERGFLPEGLLNYLSLLGWSFSADQDIFSIEEMVSKFDITDVNANPARFDLKKAEAINADHIRQLDVKAFAEACGPWLKAPHAPWAPEAFDQAAWEAIAPHAQTRLTVLSDITANVDFLFLDQPVEDEASWTKAMKEGSDALLRTARERLAAADWNAEALKEAVLAAGEAHGLKLGKAQAPVRVAVTGRTVGLPLFESLEILGRDRTLARIDAALAKLAA; from the coding sequence GTGGCTAACGCGAACGTCCGCGTACGTTTCTGTCCCTCACCGACCGGCAACCCCCATGTGGGTCTGGTCCGCACGGCCCTCTTCAACTGGGCTTTCGCCCGCCACCACGGCGGAACGTTCGTCTTCCGTATCGAGGACACCGACGTCGCGCGCGACAGCGAGGAGTCGTACAACCAGCTCCTCGACTCGCTGCGCTGGCTGGGCTTCACCTGGGACGAGGGCCCCGAGGTCGGCGGCCCGCACCCCCCGTACCGGCAGTCCCAGCGGATGGACATCTACCAGGACGTCGCCGCGAAGCTCGTCGACGGCGGGTACGCGTACCCCTGCTACTGCACCGCCAACGAGCTGGACGAACGCCGTGAGGCCGCCCGCGCCGCCGGCAGGCCCTCCGGCTACGACGGCAAGTGCCGTGACCTCACGGCCGAGCAGAAGGCCGCGTACGAGGACGAGGGCCGCGAGCACATCATCCGCTTCCGGATGCCCGACGAGCCGATCACCTTCACCGACCTGGTGCGCGGCGAGCTGACCTTCACCCCGGACAATGTCCCGGACTACGGCATCGTCCGCGCCAACGGAAACCCCCTCTACACGCTCGTCAACCCGGTCGACGACGCGCTGATGGAGATCACGCACGTCCTGCGCGGCGAGGACCTGCTGTCCTCCACCCCGCGCCAGATCGCGCTCTACAAGGCGCTGATCGAACTGGGCATCGCCAAGGAGATCCCGGCCTTCGCCCACCTGCCGTACGTCATGGGCGAGGGAAACAAGAAGCTCTCCAAGCGCGACCCGCAGGCCTCCCTGAACCTCTACCGGGAGCGCGGCTTCCTGCCCGAGGGCCTGCTCAACTACCTGTCGCTGCTCGGCTGGTCCTTCTCCGCCGACCAGGACATCTTCTCGATCGAGGAGATGGTGTCGAAGTTCGACATCACGGACGTCAACGCCAACCCGGCCCGCTTCGACCTGAAGAAGGCCGAGGCGATCAACGCCGACCACATCCGGCAGTTGGACGTGAAGGCCTTCGCCGAGGCCTGCGGCCCCTGGCTCAAGGCCCCGCACGCCCCCTGGGCCCCCGAGGCGTTCGACCAGGCCGCCTGGGAGGCGATCGCCCCGCACGCGCAGACCCGTCTGACGGTGCTGTCCGACATCACCGCCAACGTGGACTTCCTCTTCCTCGACCAGCCGGTGGAGGACGAGGCGTCCTGGACCAAGGCGATGAAGGAGGGCTCGGACGCCCTGCTCCGCACCGCCCGCGAGAGGCTGGCGGCCGCGGACTGGAACGCCGAGGCCCTCAAGGAGGCCGTCCTGGCCGCCGGCGAGGCCCACGGTCTCAAGCTCGGTAAGGCACAGGCCCCGGTCCGCGTCGCGGTCACCGGCCGCACGGTCGGCCTGCCGCTCTTCGAGTCCCTGGAGATCCTGGGCCGCGACCGCACGCTCGCGCGCATCGACGCGGCGCTGGCCAAGCTGGCCGCGTAG